The Rhodamnia argentea isolate NSW1041297 chromosome 7, ASM2092103v1, whole genome shotgun sequence genome contains the following window.
CCTCGTCTTCTTGGTGGGGGTTATCTTGATGACCAAGCCCGGGAAGACATCATCCGGGTCTTGGATATGCGGGTTCCGCTCCACGATGAACGGGTCGCCGCACTTGTCGCTAATGGAGTGGAGGGTCTCTCCCTCGCCGACCACGTATATCTCGTCGCACGGCCGGACCAAGAGCTGGTTGCCCCTGAGGCTGTACGGCCGGTCGTTGCGATCGCCGGTCCCTATTCCATTGGCGTCGCTGCTCTCCCTATCGGAAGCCACCAAGATTAGGGCTATGAGGAAGATGGCGCACA
Protein-coding sequences here:
- the LOC115742989 gene encoding uncharacterized protein LOC115742989, which encodes MAISPPPPSSSSSSSNKSTIRATIAMADAASASSLCAIFLIALILVASDRESSDANGIGTGDRNDRPYSLRGNQLLVRPCDEIYVVGEGETLHSISDKCGDPFIVERNPHIQDPDDVFPGLVIKITPTKKTRKLLMS